Sequence from the bacterium genome:
CTAGACGCATGACCTCTGGTGTCGCGTCGGGGGCACGCATGTAAGGACCCGTGCCGACGAGCTCACCCACTCTCTCCAGGGTCACACCGGTGAAGTTCTGGGTCAGGACCAAATCGAAGCGAGCGTTGAGCCGCTTCAGGCGAAAGACCACACGGTCGCCGTCCGCCTCGACCTCGGCATGCTCTCTCAAGGGGGCCGCCCTGGTCAGGGAGTTCGCGATATGGCCCGCCGTCAACGGTGTTCCGTCCGAGAATCGGACTCCGGGTCGAACCGGAGCGGACATTACGAGACCATCGGCCCCAGCTTCCAGAGGCTCCGAGAAAAGCAGGGGCGTTGCGGCCTCGCTTTTCATCGGACTGGCGTATGGGGTGTCGAAGATCTGGGTCACCACCATGGCGCTGACGAAGTCCTGCGCTTGGAGGGGATTGAGGCTCTGAACTGGCGAGATGAGTCCGACGCTGAGCGTCTTGCTGGCAGCCGCGGGCGATTCGTTGGACATGCGTGGCTCCTCCGTTCTCACCGAGATGATACTCCCGTCACTGTGTTCTCGGCGGACTTCGACCGCCGACCGGTCGGCTCGTGCCTCGTGCCGGGACTGAACGAGTCTCCGTCGAGCCGAACGGCGCCCGCTCACGGGGACCGTCGATGGCTACCGCCACATCAAGATCCGGGTGCGAGCCGCCAACGCCAAGTACGCAAGCTGCTGCTGAGCGTACTCAAACGACGAACGTCACAGAGAGAACCGCGCTGCGTTTTGCGCGACTGCCGGCAGGGCTATTTCTCGTTGACATCGCTCTTTCGTCACCGGTCCGCACCCGGTCGCCGAGTGGTTTGTGTATTGTCTGCCTAGCCGCGCGCCTCGAAGTTGACCGCTTCCGTCATCTTGATCTGCTCGAGGCCCTGGCGGGCCGTGATGACGATAGTGATCGTCCAGGCGGCGGCCTGGGCGACTGACTGAATCTCTTCGCGAGTGAGCGTGCCCTTGACCACTCGGCGGGGGTCGACGCCGACCGCCTTGACCGCTTTGCGCCAGTCCTTCTTCATCGAGTCACGGAACTTGGGGTCCTCGTAGAGCTTCTTGAAGAGACGGTCTCTAGTTCTGGCACTGATCACTTCACGCTTCTTTTCTGGCATTCCTCTTACACCTCCTTTCTTGGGTTTGATACTTAGGGCTCGGGCCCTGCCGTTCTCTTGGATCCGTCCTCATAGGTTCAGGATGTCGGAGCCCCTGCGCGTGGTTTCCTGATCCACGATCGTCCTCTTCAAGAAGAGCTCGGCCTGCTGTAGCGCGAGGGCTTCCTCGAGTTGCTCGGCGACTCCCGACCGGGTCAGCAAATGATGACAAGCGTGGCAGGAGGAGGCGAAGCCGGTTGTCGGCAACTCTCCCGCCTCGGCAAGCACGTCTTTCACTCGGCCACCGGGGCCATTGTCGAGCGCCAAAGCGTTGTAGAGGGGGTTCCACTCCGCCCGCTCGATGATCTCCTCGAGAGGCTCTTCGCGAATGTTGCCGACATCCAGGACCGGAATCGTGAATGCCGGTCCGCAACACAGATGAACGCTACCCTCGGGACGTACGATCAGCGTCTGCAGCAGCGAGCAGTAGTCGCACGGGATCTCGCTATGCTGCGGAAACTCGCTAGCGCTGAGACCGGCTGCAAAGCCGATGGGGGCGCAGGGCACCTCCGAGGCCATGACCTCGTCGCCTTCCTTGACGCCCAGCGCTTCGAGATAGTGGCTCAGCTTCTTGCTGCTCGCCGTGACCACGCACTGAAGCGTCGGAGCGATCCCAAGCTCCCGCGATGCCTCCAGGGCGTTGCGGACTCGCTCCAGGGGAATCCACTCCTGGTGGAAGTCGTCGACGCTCAGCAGCAGCTGGCGAAGCCCCAAGTCGTAGAGCGCGCCCAGCTGCTCGCGTGCGGCCCGTGGGGTCTTGGCCCAGAAGGCATTGGTGACGGCAACCGACGGCAGATCGTAGGTCTCCTTGGCGTAGCGCATCACCTCTTTCATCGTCTCGAGGAACACGAAGGGCTCACCGCCGCTGAAGCCGACAAGCCGCAGCTCGCCCAGACCGTAGGCCTGGTCGACCCAGGCGCACGCGTCTTCGGCGCTCATTCGGTCCTTCCGGTTGAGCAGGTCGCCCCAAAGGCACGAGCGACAGCGCGCGTTGCATCCGTATCCCAACATCAAACCCAGAGTCGTATAGCCCATCACTCGGCTCCTGTCCCCTGACGCGTCGCGGTCGTGCCCTTGAGCTCGGGCGCAGGCACGAACCGGACCGGCGTCTGATCGTAGTGGCGCAGATAGAAAGCGAGAATCTCGTCGCGAACATGTCCGAGGTCGAGCTTCGCCCGGCCTCCGGAGATGGTGTCGGCGGCGAACTCGTAGAAATCGAGCAGGAACTCATCGAGGGTCTGGTTGGTCATCGGTCCGCCGCCCCGGCGGTGGTCGGTCGCCCAGGTGTGCCAAGCCTCGTAGGTCTGCCACAGGGAGCTTTCTTCGCCCAGGAGACCGAGGACCGTGCCCCGCATCTGGGAGCAAGGACCATGAACGAAAAGGTCCAGTCCGCGCAGCAGCTCGCGCCGAATCCCCTCGGTCTCGAAATAGTAGAAGCTGGTAAACAGCCGCGGATGCCTCCGGAACCACTCCGGCTCGAGAAAGCGGTAGTCGGCCCCGGAAATGTCGGAGTAGTAGCCGTCCCAACGCAGGCGATGCCCATGGTCGTCATAGTCCGGCGTCGCGAGCTGAGGCGCCAGAAGATGGAGCTGGACGTTGACCATGGGCCGCCGCAAGAGCTCTTCGACAAGATCCATGGTCTCCACCAGATCCTCGGTGGTCTCGGTCGGAAAGCCGGCGATGAACGAGAACGTCGGCCGCATCTCCGATTCCAGGGTCTGATCCACGGCCGTTCGAACCTGCTCCAGATCCAGATCCTTGCGGATTTCTTTCTGCATCCGGGGCGAGCCCGACTCCACCCCGTAGAAGATCGCCTCGCAACCCGCTTCGGCCATGCGGGCGAGGACCTCGCGGTCAACGCAGTCCACTCGCGAGCTGCACGACCACTCCACTTCCATCTTCTCTTCCAGGAGCCGGTCGCAGAATTCGAGCAATCGGCGCCGGTTGACCGTGAACAGGTCGTGCATGAACGTGAAGTGGGAAGCTCCGTGGTCTCGCTGGAGACCGCGCATCTCCTCGAGGATTCGATCGACGGACTTGAGGCGAAACCGCCTGCGCCAAAAGGTAGAGGTCGAGCAGAAGCTGCAGGCGAACGGACATCCTCTGCCGACGTCCAAGGCCGGAGAGCTACCGACCTCGTAGGGAAAGAGGTGGTAGGCGGGTATCGGCAGGGAGTCCAAATCGACGACCAGCGGCGCATCGGGATGGCGTACGACCTCACGACCTCGACGCCGGGTCAGCCCGGGGACCGCGTCGAGCTCGCCGCCCGTCGACAGCGCCGCCAGCAGTAGCGGCAGAGATTCCTCGGCCTCGTCGCGGAGGATCAGATCGACGAAGGCAAAGGCCTCGAGAGTCTCGACGTCGGCGACCGAGGCCTGCGGTCCGCCGAAGACGACGGGTACCTGCGGCAGCTTCCTCTTGACGGCCTCGGCGAGGCGCAAAGCGATGTGGTACGAGTTGCACATCGTGGAGAAGCCCACCACCTCGGGCTCGTGCGAGAGGATCTTGGCCGAAGCATCGGCATAGAAGTCCTCGTCGAGGCGGATCTCGCCCTCGGCCAGCGCATAGTTGAAGTCCACCAGAGAAACCTCGTGGCCGCTCTGCTCGAGCACCGCCGCCAGGGACAAAAGGCCCATAGGCAGCGAGAGCATGGCCGGTTCGCGGTCGAGGCTGTACCAGCTACTCAAATTGAGATTGCTGACCAGGCATAGACGCACGATTCGCGAGCCGCAGGGGTGTGCTCCGTGTCTTGTGGGTCAGAGTACACACACAACCGCCCATCGCAACACTCGGGCGGGTGGTAACTCCACTACCTCAGCGGGCGGGAGTACCGGTGCGGTCACTCCAGCCGAAAGTTGACCGTGACCATATAGACGACGGCGACCGGCTCGCCCTCGTAGAGCGCGGGCTTGAAGCGCCAGGTCTTGGCCGCGGCCACCGCGGCCTCGCTGAGCCCGTACGGCTGGCCCTCGAGCACCTCGATCCCTTCGATCACGCCCTCGGCATTGATGACCATCCGCAACACCACTCGCCCCTGGTGTTTCAGCTCGCGGGCCTCGGCCGGGTAGGCCGGTTGGGTCTTCTCGATCGGCACCGGCGCGGTCACCTCTTCGCCGTCCACCAGCATGAGGTCTTTGCGCCAGGAATGGCGCAGTCCCCGTCGACCCAACTCGGCCTGAGACATCCGATCGACCTCGACGACCAAGAACAGGAATGGCCCATCGGGCCCCTCGGCCGAGGTGACGATGGCGCGCTCGCCGAGGCGAGTATGGATGGTCGGCCCCGAGAGCAGCTCGCCGTCACGCTTGATCTTGGCCGAAATCGTCATCACGTCGTCGCCGCTATCGAGGGTCTTCGATGGTCGGATGTCCATGTCGATCTCGAAGCTCGAATCCCCGTGAACGTAGACCCCCGACACGGCGCCACCATTCAGAGGCAGCTGCGTGGCCTGGCGCGCGAGCTCACCCAGATCGTTGAGCGCAAAAACCTCTCGCACTTCTGCGTTGTCGGACTCCGGCTGCCACTCCAACAGGAACTGATGGAGCTCCCGGCGCCCCAGAACTCCCGATGAGATCGGCGCACTTCCGGCTTCGCGGCCACCCACGAGCGAGGCATAGCGCACGACCAGCACATCTCCAGCGCCGTCCCCGGTATCGGTACCGGCATCGGCCCTTCCCGCTGAAAGCGCACCGAGCCCGAGAATCACCAGTATCGAAATCGACCATCCTCGTTTCATGATTGATCTCCCTTCTATCTCTCATCTACGGATTCCGCGGCTGATTGCGAGTGCCTGGCCAGAGCAAGATAGAGCTTGGTTCCGGAGCGCAGTTCGTAGATGAGCAACGGCTTGGCCGCCTGCTCGGATACCGCCGATACCGTCGACACCGGCGGCTGCAGATTCTGCCGCTCGCCCCAAGGGCCGCCCGAGGGCACGCCGGTCACGACCACGAGCACCGCAATCGTCAGCCCCGCGGCCACCAGGGTCGTCGCCGTCGCCAGCCGCCAGCGGGAGCGTCTCGGAGCCTGGTCGATTCTCGCCAGGATTCGGGTCCGCA
This genomic interval carries:
- a CDS encoding radical SAM protein — protein: MGYTTLGLMLGYGCNARCRSCLWGDLLNRKDRMSAEDACAWVDQAYGLGELRLVGFSGGEPFVFLETMKEVMRYAKETYDLPSVAVTNAFWAKTPRAAREQLGALYDLGLRQLLLSVDDFHQEWIPLERVRNALEASRELGIAPTLQCVVTASSKKLSHYLEALGVKEGDEVMASEVPCAPIGFAAGLSASEFPQHSEIPCDYCSLLQTLIVRPEGSVHLCCGPAFTIPVLDVGNIREEPLEEIIERAEWNPLYNALALDNGPGGRVKDVLAEAGELPTTGFASSCHACHHLLTRSGVAEQLEEALALQQAELFLKRTIVDQETTRRGSDILNL
- a CDS encoding B12-binding domain-containing radical SAM protein; amino-acid sequence: MSSWYSLDREPAMLSLPMGLLSLAAVLEQSGHEVSLVDFNYALAEGEIRLDEDFYADASAKILSHEPEVVGFSTMCNSYHIALRLAEAVKRKLPQVPVVFGGPQASVADVETLEAFAFVDLILRDEAEESLPLLLAALSTGGELDAVPGLTRRRGREVVRHPDAPLVVDLDSLPIPAYHLFPYEVGSSPALDVGRGCPFACSFCSTSTFWRRRFRLKSVDRILEEMRGLQRDHGASHFTFMHDLFTVNRRRLLEFCDRLLEEKMEVEWSCSSRVDCVDREVLARMAEAGCEAIFYGVESGSPRMQKEIRKDLDLEQVRTAVDQTLESEMRPTFSFIAGFPTETTEDLVETMDLVEELLRRPMVNVQLHLLAPQLATPDYDDHGHRLRWDGYYSDISGADYRFLEPEWFRRHPRLFTSFYYFETEGIRRELLRGLDLFVHGPCSQMRGTVLGLLGEESSLWQTYEAWHTWATDHRRGGGPMTNQTLDEFLLDFYEFAADTISGGRAKLDLGHVRDEILAFYLRHYDQTPVRFVPAPELKGTTATRQGTGAE
- a CDS encoding energy transducer TonB, whose product is MKRGWSISILVILGLGALSAGRADAGTDTGDGAGDVLVVRYASLVGGREAGSAPISSGVLGRRELHQFLLEWQPESDNAEVREVFALNDLGELARQATQLPLNGGAVSGVYVHGDSSFEIDMDIRPSKTLDSGDDVMTISAKIKRDGELLSGPTIHTRLGERAIVTSAEGPDGPFLFLVVEVDRMSQAELGRRGLRHSWRKDLMLVDGEEVTAPVPIEKTQPAYPAEARELKHQGRVVLRMVINAEGVIEGIEVLEGQPYGLSEAAVAAAKTWRFKPALYEGEPVAVVYMVTVNFRLE